In Sinorhizobium numidicum, the following proteins share a genomic window:
- a CDS encoding NAD(P)/FAD-dependent oxidoreductase, which translates to MMHIVIVGAGECGARAAFALREKAFDGEITLIGAETHLPYERPPLSKDGLVSAAPPKYVADADRYDEAGITVLTDAVVEKIDRGGKAVMLSDGRSIEYDRLLLATGARPRAFPGVPEGSPHIRMLRTHADALAIRAALEPGRRIAIIGGGFIGLELAATARKLGAGVTLLEGLPRVLSRGVPEEIAAVIAERHRSEGVEIICGATISGIEDNGNGALILLADGGSISADIVVVGIGAIPNADLAEAAGLAIENGIAVDETLRTSDSDIYAAGDCCSYPLTHYGGRRVRLEAWRNAQDQGTLVATNLIGGSEPVSSVPWFWSDQYELTLQIAGLADGAARTVRRDMEEGAFILFHLDADGRLIAASGIGPGNAVARDIRLAEILIAAGARPDPAALASPETKLKKLLAA; encoded by the coding sequence GGGAAAAGGCTTTTGACGGCGAGATTACGCTGATCGGCGCCGAAACGCATCTTCCCTACGAGCGTCCGCCGCTTTCGAAAGATGGGCTTGTGAGCGCCGCACCTCCCAAGTACGTGGCGGACGCCGATCGCTACGATGAGGCGGGCATAACCGTGCTGACGGATGCTGTCGTCGAGAAGATCGACCGCGGGGGCAAGGCAGTGATGCTCTCCGACGGCCGTTCGATCGAATATGATCGGCTGCTCTTGGCAACCGGTGCACGGCCGCGGGCCTTTCCAGGCGTCCCGGAAGGCTCACCGCATATTCGCATGCTGAGAACCCATGCCGATGCGCTCGCGATCCGCGCGGCCCTTGAGCCGGGCAGGAGGATCGCGATTATCGGCGGCGGCTTCATTGGTCTGGAGCTCGCCGCCACCGCGCGCAAACTGGGTGCCGGGGTCACGCTCCTCGAGGGCCTGCCGAGGGTCTTGAGCCGAGGCGTACCGGAAGAGATCGCGGCGGTGATTGCTGAAAGGCACCGGAGCGAGGGGGTCGAAATCATCTGCGGCGCCACGATTTCAGGAATTGAGGACAACGGTAACGGCGCGCTCATACTGCTTGCCGATGGCGGCAGCATCTCCGCCGATATTGTGGTCGTCGGCATAGGGGCTATCCCCAATGCCGATCTTGCCGAGGCGGCCGGGCTCGCGATCGAAAATGGTATCGCTGTCGACGAGACGCTGCGGACGTCCGATTCTGATATCTATGCCGCCGGCGACTGCTGTTCTTATCCGCTCACGCACTATGGCGGCCGCCGGGTGCGGCTAGAAGCCTGGCGCAATGCTCAGGATCAGGGGACATTGGTCGCCACTAATCTGATCGGAGGATCAGAGCCTGTCTCAAGCGTTCCCTGGTTCTGGTCGGATCAGTATGAGCTCACCCTGCAGATCGCAGGCCTTGCCGATGGTGCGGCAAGAACGGTTAGGCGCGACATGGAGGAGGGGGCCTTCATTCTCTTCCACTTGGACGCTGACGGCCGGCTGATTGCGGCGAGCGGCATCGGCCCGGGCAATGCCGTCGCCCGGGACATCCGCCTTGCCGAAATCCTGATTGCAGCCGGCGCCCGGCCCGACCCGGCAGCGCTTGCCTCTCCCGAGACCAAGCTCAAGAAGCTCCTGGCGGCCTGA
- a CDS encoding 3-methyl-2-oxobutanoate hydroxymethyltransferase, whose protein sequence is MRNRRPTVADLLSMKGKRQLTMLRVVTLEEAEAAEKAAIDLVSVPPALLGPEFREAAPTCFAFPGLEYGDYCTADDYIRAAFKALKAGGDAVYCAASLSTVRRMRDEGIPVCGHVGLIPSKATWTGGFRAVGKTADSALEVWRQTKALEEAGAFAAEIEVVPGEVATAISKRTSLLMLSMGAGTGCDGQYLFADDVLGENRGHYPRHAKVYRNFAAEFDRLQQERIAAFREYAEDVRSGAYPEKAHMVGIAPGELEDFLKQIDMQEQAAFRAR, encoded by the coding sequence ATGAGAAACCGTCGTCCGACAGTTGCCGACCTGTTATCGATGAAGGGCAAGAGGCAACTGACCATGCTGCGCGTCGTGACGCTCGAGGAGGCGGAAGCCGCCGAGAAGGCCGCCATCGATCTCGTCTCCGTTCCGCCGGCGCTGCTCGGACCTGAGTTTCGTGAAGCCGCACCCACCTGCTTTGCCTTTCCCGGGCTCGAATATGGCGACTACTGCACCGCCGACGATTATATCCGCGCGGCCTTCAAGGCACTTAAGGCAGGCGGTGACGCCGTCTATTGTGCGGCAAGCCTCTCGACCGTCAGACGAATGCGCGACGAAGGTATTCCCGTCTGCGGACATGTCGGGCTGATCCCGTCCAAGGCCACCTGGACCGGCGGCTTCCGAGCCGTCGGCAAGACGGCCGATAGTGCGCTCGAGGTCTGGCGCCAGACGAAAGCACTCGAAGAGGCCGGAGCCTTCGCCGCCGAAATCGAAGTCGTCCCCGGAGAGGTGGCGACCGCCATCTCGAAGCGCACATCGCTCCTGATGCTCTCCATGGGCGCTGGCACTGGATGCGATGGGCAATACCTCTTCGCCGACGACGTGCTTGGTGAAAATCGCGGACATTATCCGCGTCATGCGAAGGTCTACCGCAACTTTGCCGCCGAATTCGATCGGCTTCAGCAGGAGCGCATCGCAGCCTTCCGCGAATATGCCGAAGACGTCCGCTCCGGCGCCTATCCGGAAAAGGCGCATATGGTCGGCATAGCGCCAGGGGAATTAGAGGATTTCCTGAAGCAAATCGACATGCAGGAACAGGCTGCTTTTCGCGCAAGGTGA
- the purU gene encoding formyltetrahydrofolate deformylase produces the protein MHTYVLTVTCKSTRGIVAAISGYLAEQGCNIIDSSQFDDLGTGRFFMRISFISEEGAGREALEKGFAPIAEKFAMEAEMRDANERMKVLLMVSRFGHCLNDLLYRWKIGALPIDIVGVVSNHFDYQKVVVNHDIPFHHIKVTKENKPQAEARLMEIVEQSEAELIVLARYMQVLSDPLCKKMSGKIINIHHSFLPSFKGANPYKQAYERGVKLIGATAHYVTADLDEGPIIEQDIARITHAQSAEDYVSIGRDVESQVLAQAVHAHIHQRCFINGNRVVVFPPSPGSYASERMG, from the coding sequence ATGCACACTTACGTTTTAACGGTAACCTGCAAATCGACGCGCGGGATCGTGGCCGCCATTTCCGGCTATCTCGCCGAACAGGGCTGCAACATCATCGACAGCTCGCAGTTCGACGATCTCGGCACAGGCCGCTTTTTCATGCGCATCAGCTTCATCTCCGAGGAGGGAGCCGGCCGCGAGGCGCTCGAAAAGGGCTTCGCGCCGATCGCCGAGAAATTCGCCATGGAAGCCGAGATGCGTGATGCGAATGAGCGCATGAAGGTGCTGTTGATGGTGTCGCGCTTCGGCCATTGCCTCAACGACCTGCTCTACCGCTGGAAGATCGGTGCGCTGCCGATCGATATCGTCGGCGTCGTCTCCAACCATTTCGACTACCAGAAGGTCGTCGTCAACCACGACATCCCGTTCCACCACATCAAGGTGACGAAGGAGAACAAGCCGCAGGCCGAAGCGCGGCTGATGGAGATCGTCGAGCAGAGCGAGGCCGAGCTGATCGTGCTCGCCCGCTACATGCAGGTGCTGTCCGACCCGCTCTGCAAGAAGATGTCGGGGAAGATCATCAACATCCACCATTCCTTCCTGCCGAGCTTCAAGGGCGCCAATCCGTACAAGCAGGCCTATGAGCGCGGCGTCAAGCTGATCGGCGCAACGGCGCACTACGTCACCGCCGATCTCGATGAGGGCCCGATCATCGAGCAGGACATCGCCCGCATCACCCATGCGCAGAGCGCCGAGGACTATGTGTCGATCGGCCGCGACGTCGAAAGCCAGGTGCTGGCGCAGGCCGTGCACGCCCATATCCACCAGCGCTGCTTCATCAACGGCAACCGCGTCGTCGTCTTCCCGCCGAGCCCCGGCAGCTACGCCTCCGAGCGCATGGGCTGA